A genome region from Coregonus clupeaformis isolate EN_2021a unplaced genomic scaffold, ASM2061545v1 scaf1589, whole genome shotgun sequence includes the following:
- the LOC121561505 gene encoding LOW QUALITY PROTEIN: muscarinic acetylcholine receptor M4-like (The sequence of the model RefSeq protein was modified relative to this genomic sequence to represent the inferred CDS: inserted 2 bases in 2 codons), translated as MVFIALVTGXLSFVTVTGNILVMLSIKVNRHLQTVNNYFLFSLACADLIIGAFSMNLYTVYIIVGYWPLGPVACDLWLALDYVVSNASVMNLLIISFDRYFCVTKPXSYPARRTTKMAGLMIAGAWILSFILWAPAILFWQFIVGERTVPPGECYIQFLSNPAVTFGTAIAAFYLPVVIMMVLYIHISLASRSRVSKQKPEAEKKKKGLKIPNPLKSHILNRQNNNNQSPKPSLESCNTGEAVKNGNIDESVVSTKANASVNPEEKESSNDSSTASIAPKNAKERANSEAISEGGLGVAPAPAPAPAPEPAPAAATVKLNPASKWSKIKIVTKQAGDECITAIEIQPPIQGGESRSIPVNRPRKVARKFASIARSQVKRKRQMAAREKKVTKTIFAILLAFILTWTPYNVMVLISTFCHSCVPDTVWAIGYWLCYVNSTINPACYALCNATFKKTFKNLLMCQYKNIGTR; from the exons ATGGTCTTCATCGCCCTGGTTACAG TCCTTAGTTTTGTCACTGTCACAGGCAACATCCTGGTGATGCTCTCCATTAAAGTCAATCGGCACCTCCAGACTGTCAACAACTATTTCCTGTTTAGCCTGGCGTGTGCTGACCTTATCATTGGTGCGTTCTCCATGAACCTCTACACTGTCTACATCATCGTGGGCTATTGGCCCCTGGGACCTGTAGCGTGTGACTTGTGGCTGGCCCTGGATTACGTGGTGAGCAATGCTTCTGTCATGAACCTTCTTATTATTAGCTTTGACCGCTACTTCTGTGTCACCAAGC TGAGCTATCCAGCCAGAAGGACCACCAAAATGGCTGGGCTGATGATTGCAGGTGCCTGGATTCTCTCCTTCATTCTTTGGGCCCCTGCTATCCTGTTTTGGCAGTTTATTGTTGGAGAGCGCACGGTTCCACCAGGAGAGTGCTACATCCAGTTTCTCTCCAACCCTGCAGTCACTTTCGGCACAGCCATCGCTGCCTTCTACCTGCCTGTGGTCATCATGATGGTGCTCTATATCCACATCTCTCTGGCCAGCCGCAGCCGTGTGTCCAAGCAGAAGCCTGAGGCTGAGAAAAAGAAGAAAGGCCTCAAGATACCTAACCCACTCAAGAGCCACATCCttaacagacagaataacaacaaccagTCCCCCAAGCCCAGTCTGGAGTCCTGCAACACTGGTGAAGCTGTGAAGAATGGCAACATTGATGAGTCTGTTGTTTCCACCAAGGCTAACGCTAGTGTCAATCCAGAAGAGAAAGAAAGTTCCAATGACTCAAGCACAGCCAGCATTGCCCCCAAAAACGCTAAGGAGAGGGCCAACAGTGAAGCCATTTCCGAAGGGGGCCTTGGCGTTGCTCCTGcacctgctcctgctcctgcacCTGAACCTGCACCTGCAGCGGCAACCGTCAAACTCAACCCTGCCTCCAAATGGTCCAAGATTAAGATTGTAACCAAGCAGGCTGGTGACGAGTGCATCACTGCCATCGAGATTCAGCCACCCATCCAGGGGGGTGAGAGCCGCTCTATCCCAGTCAACCGTCCCCGGAAGGTGGCGCGCAAGTTTGCCAGTATTGCCCGCAGCCAGGTGAAGAGAAAGCGCCAAATGGCAGCCAGGGAGAAGAAGGTGACCAAAACCATCTTCGCCATCCTACTTGCCTTCATCCTCACATGGACCCCGTACAATGTCATGGTGCTCATCAGCACCTTCTGCCACTCCTGTGTCCCGGACACTGTGTGGGCCATCGGCTACTGGCTGTGCTACGTCAACAGCACCATCAACCCAGCCTGCTACGCCCTCTGCAACGCCACCTTCAAGAAGACCTTCAAGAACCTCCTCATGTGCCAGTATAAGAATATTGGAACAAGATGA